The Streptomyces sp. JB150 genomic interval TCGGGCCCGCCCGGGTGCGGCTGCGCGCCCGCGCCGCCACCCCGTCCGCCGACTGGTTCGCACGGCTCGTCGCCCTCGCCCCGGCAGAACCCGCCAGAACACCCGCCGCGGACCATGCCCCACGGCGTGCCGCAGGACCTGGCTCGGACCATGCCCCACCGCTCGCCGGAGAGCACGCCTCAACGCTCGCCCCGGCACGTGCCGCAGGACAGCATGCGGAGCGGCTGGCCGTAGGCGTCGCGCGGCGGCACGGCCAACCCCCGGGCCAGGAAGCCGAGTTCTCCATCCCGCTGGGCCGGATCGCCCGGCGGCTGCCCGCCGGGACCCGGCTCCGCCTGGAGATCGCCGGGCACCACTTCCCGGCCCACGCCCGCAACCCGCACACCGGCGAGGACCCGATCACGGCCACCCGGCTCACCCCCTCCGCACGGGAGGTGGACCCGGACCGCCTCGAACTCCGGCTGAGCGTGCTCCGTACCCGACCGACCCCGACCGACCCCGCGGAGGAGATCCTGCGATGACGACGCTGCCGCTGGAAGCCCTGGTAGACCCGGTCTGCGGCATCGTCCGCAAGGTGAAGCCCGTCGAACACCCGCCGGGCACACCGCCCCGCTACACCGCGATGACCGCCGAGGTCGCCGACGCCCGCAAGCTCGGCCTGTGGCCCGCCGACCGGGTCTCGCTCGGCACCTCCTTCGGCGACCCCGAGACCGCCCGGATCGCCGCGATAGCCGAGGGAGTCGAACGCTACTGCGGCAACCGCCTCCCGCCACCCGGCCACCGCGACGCGCCCCTGCACTCCACCGCCGCCGAACTCACCCGCAAGGGCCTGCGCCTGTACGGCCCCGGCGACCTGCCCGCGTACGCCGACTGGCAGTACACCCGGCCCAAGTTCCCCTACCGACCCCTCACCGACGACACCCCCGCCCTGTGGACCCGCGGCACCGAACGGCTGCCCGGCGGGGAGAGCACCGAGGTGTGGGCACCCGTGTCGCTCACCCACCTCAACTGGCGCCAGGGCGACCTGCGTTCGCTGCCGCGCACCCACCACCTCAACTACGCCGGCATCGCCACCGGCCAGGGCTTCGACGACGCCGTGGAACGCGGCCTGCTGGAGATCGCCGAACGCGACGCGCTGGAACTGTGGTGGCACCTCGACGGACCCGCCCGCGGCATCGACCCGGACACCGTGCCCGGCCTCGCCGACGACCTCGCCGGATCCGGGCTGCGCGTCTGGATCACCGAGATGCCCTCCGAGTTCGCCCCCTGCATGGCCGCCCTCGTCCACGACCCGCGCCTCGGCCTGTACGCCGCCGGCTTCGCCTGCAAGTACGACCCGGCCGAGGCCGCCCGCAAGGCCGTCCTCGAAGCCGTGCACACCTGGGTCTTCACCCAGGGCCTCACCGGACCCGACGGCTGGGTCTTCGAGGCCGTCGACGCCGGACTCCTCGCCAAGGGCCTCTACCTCGACCACCGCGAGGACCGCCGCTACCTCGACTCCTGCGGCCCCCACTTCGAGCACGTCCGGGACCTCGGCGCACACGTCCAGGTGTGGCTCGACCCGCGGATGGCCACCGAGGCCCGCCGGTTCACCGACCCCGCCCTCGGGGTCGTGCCCGTCGACGCCGTCGAGCCCGGCAGCCCGGACCGGATGCGGCGCGCGCTGGAGCGTGGCGGCCACCGGGTCATGACCTTCGACCTGACCACGGAGGACATCGCCGAGACCGGACTGCGCGTCGCCCGCGTCCTGGTCTCCGGACTGCTCCCCAACGCCCCCGCCGCCTTCGGCTACTTCGGCTGCCCCCGCCTCGCCGACGCCGCCCTGGCCCGCGGCTGGCGCACCACGCCGCCGCGCGCCCCGGAGGACTTCACCCTCGCCCCTCCGCCGCACATGTGAGCCGCGCCGTGGATCTGGTCACCGCCCTCGCCCGGGCCCGCAGCGCCGAGCGGCCCGGCCCCGACACCCCCGCCGGGCCCGCCGTCCCCGACTGGCCGGGCCCCGCTCACGCGCTGCCCCCGGCCACGCCCGGCCGGCTCGACCTGGACCGGCTGCTGCGCCTGTCGCTGGCCGCCGCCGACCCCACCGGGCGGCTGCGGCCCACCCCGTCCGCGGGCGCGCTGCACCCCGTCGACGCCCTGCTCGTCGTCGGCGACGGCTGCTCCCTGCCGCCCGGACGCTACGGCTACGACCCGCTGCGCCACCGCGTCCACCACCTGGGCCCGGCCCCGCACGGCACCCCGCCCGGGACGACCGTCGAACTGACCGTCACCCCCCGGCGCACGGAAAGCCACTACGGCCACCGCGCCTGGCCCCTGCTGCTGCTCGACACCGGGCACGCCACCGCCGCGCTGCGGCTCGCCGCCCAGGCCCTCGGGACACCCCGGCCGGACCTCCGCCTCGACGGCACCACCGAGTCGCCACTGGCCGCCGTACACCTCCCGCCGCCCGGCGCGGAGCCGGAGTCGTACGCTCCCGAGCACCCCGGCCAGGAGGCGGACGAGCCCCCCTCCCCAGCGGACGTCCCCACCCCCACCGACCTGCTGACCCGCCGCAGCGCCCCGCCACCCCTCACCGGCACCCCCGCGCGTGACGACCTGCGGCACGTGCTGGCCGCCGCACAGGCCGCCGGGGCCGGGCGGCTGCGGTGGTGCGCGGCCGTCGGCGCGCCCGAACCGGAACTCGTCGAGACCGCGCCCGACGGCACCCTGCGGCGGCTCGCCGCCGGGGAGGCCCGGCCGACCCTCGCCGTCTGGGCGGCCGGACAGCGCTGGCTCGCCGACGCGGGCGCCGTCCTGCTCGCCTACGGCTGCCCGTCCGACGCCGACGCCGTACGCATCCGCGGCGACCACCTGCACGCCGGACACGCGGTCGGCCGCGCCCAGTTCGCCGCCGGGCGGCGCGCACTGGCCGCCCGCCCCGTCGGCTCCTGGCAGCGGGCCGACCTGGGCGCCGCGCTGGGCGGCGCACCCCACCAGAACTGGATCGTCCACGGCCTGGCCCTCGGGTCCGGCCGACCCGAGAAGAGGACCTCGTGATCGTCCATCCGGAGCTGCGCCACGCCGCACGGCACGCGCGGCGCACGCTGCTCGCGGCCACCCTCCTCCAGGGAGCCGTCACCCTGAGCTGGCTCGCCCAGGCCGTCCTGCTCGCCCAGGCCCTCGCCGCCATCGCGCGCGGCACGACCGGCTCCCTGCCCGCGCTCCTCACGGCGGTCCTCGCCGTCGTCGCCGTGCGCGCCGTCCTCGGCTGCGCCCAGCGACGCACCGCCGCCCGCGCCGGCGCGCGCGTCCGGGTCCGGCTGCGCGACGAACTCCTCGCCCACCTCGGCCGGCTGGGCCCCGCGCACCTCACCACCGCCCGCGCCGGAGCCGTCCGCACCACCCTGGTCGACGGCGTCGAAGGCGTCGACGCCTACGTCTCCCGCTACCTGCCCCAGCTGATCGTCACCCTCGCCGCGCCGCCCCTGCTGCTCGTCGCCGTGGCTTTCATCGAGCCGCGCGCCCTCCTCGGACTCGTCCCCGCCCTCCTCCTCGCCCTCGCCGGCCCCCGCGCCTGGGACCGGCTGCTCGCCCGGCGCGGCAAGGAGCACTGGGACACCTACGAGGGACTGGGCGCCGACTACCTCGAAGCCCTCCAGGGCATGCCCGCGCTGCGCGCCGCCGGTGCCGTCGGCCGCACCCGGCGCCGGCTGGAGGAGCGGTCGGCCGCACTGCACCGGGCCACCGTCGCCAAACTGCGCGTCTCGCTCGTCGACACGGGCATCACCGACCTCGCCATCCAGGGCGGCACCGCGGCCGCCGCGCTGCTCGCCTGCTGGACCTCGGCGACCGGCGCCACCACCCCGGCCGGCACCTACCTGGTGCTGTTGCTGGCCGGCGAGTGCTTCCGGCCCGTCCGCGACCTCGCCCGCGAATGGCACGCCGGATACCTCGGCGTGTCCGCCGCCGACGGACTCGCCGCCCTGCGCACCGCCGCACCCGCCGTCGAGGACACCGGCCGGGAACCGGCCGCCTGGCCCACCGCCCCCCGGCTGACCTTCGACGGCGTGGAGTTCACCTATCCCGGCGCCGCCCGCCCCACCCTCCGCTCGGTCACCTTCACCGCCGAAGCCGGCCGCACCACCGCGATCGTCGGCCCCTCCGGCGCGGGCAAGTCCACCCTGCTCGCCCTGCTGCTGCGCCACCACGACCCGCAGCGCGGCCGGATCACCGCCGACGGCCGCGACACGACCGCGTACACCCTCGACTCGCTGCGCCGCGGCATCGCCGTCGTCTCCCAGGAGACGTACCTCTTCCCCGCCACCATCGCCGACAACCTGCGGCTGGCCGCGCCCGACGCCACCGACGACGACCTGGTCCGCGCCGCCCGCGCCGCCGGCGTCCACGACGAGATCACCGCCCTGCCCGACGGCTACGCCACCGTCCTCGGCGAACGCGGCGCCACCCTCTCCGGCGGCCAGCGGCAACGCCTCGCGCTGGCCCGCGCACTGCTCGCCGACGCGCCCGTCCTCGTCCTCGACGAGGCCACCAGCGCCGTCGACGAACGCCGCGAGGCGGACATCGTCCGCGATCTGACCGCCGCGGCGCGCGGCCGGACCGTCCTCGTCGTCGCGCACCGGCTGGCCGCCGTCCGGCACGCCGACCGCATCGTCGTCCTCGCCGACGGCCGCGTGGACGCCGTCGGCGACCACCACACCCTCGTCGCCGCCGGGGGACTGTACGCCGAGCTCGCCGCGGCGGGCCGTACGCACGAGAAGGGCCTCGCCGCATGAGCACCGCCGACACCGCGCTGGCGCACCCCGCACCGCCCGCCCGGGGCGCCCTGCGCGCGCTGCTGCCCGCACTCGCCGGGCACCGCGCCATGATCACCCGCACCTGTGCCGCCGCCCTCGTCGAACAGGGCTCCCTGGTCACCCTGGTGACCTTCGCGGCCTACACGGTCGGCAGCGCCGTCAGCACCGGCCGCGCCCCCACGGCCGGTACCGTCGCCGTCCTGGCCGCCCTCGTCGTGCTGCGCGCCCTGATGACCTGGCGGGAGATGGACCTCTCGCACGACCTGGCCTACCGCGTCCTCGCCGAGCTGCGGGTACGGGTCTTCGACGGGCTCGCCCGCAGCGCCCCCGCCCGGGTGGCGGGCCGCCGCAGCGGCGACCTCGCCGCCACCGCCATGGCCGACGTGGAGGCACTGGAGTTCTTCTACGCCCACACCACGGCCCAACTCCTCGCCTCGGGGGCGGTGTTCACCGGCGGCGCGATGGTCCTCGCCGCCGTGGAACCGTGGCTGCTGGCCGCCCTGGTCCCGGTCGCCGCGCTGCTCGCCGCGGCACCCTTCGCCGAGGCCCGCGGCCGCACCGACCGCGGCGCCCGCACCCGCCAGGCCGCCGCCGACCTGTCGGCCGACACCGTGGAAACCGTCGACGGCCTGCGCGAACTGCTGTCCTTCGGCCGCCTCACCGAGCGCCGCGCCCGCCTCGCCGAGCGCGGCGAGCGCCTGGGGAACGCCCAACGCGCCGAGGTGACCTGGGACTCCGTGGCCGCCGCCGTACGCGACCTGCTCATCGTCCTCGCCGTCCTCGGCGTCGTGGCCGCCGCCGCCCGGGCCGTGACCGCGGGGCGGCTGGACGGCGCGTGGGCGCCGGCCGCGATGGCGCTGGCCCTCTCCGTGCTGGGCCCGGTCGCCGAGTCGGCCAGGTCACTGAGCCAGGCCATGGGCCTGCGCGCCGCCGCGGCCCGCGTGGACGCCGCGACAAAGGCCCCCGCGCTCGCCCCCGAGCCCGCCACGGCCCGCCCCCTGCCCTCCGGCCCGCTCGGCGTCCGGCTGCACGGCGTCAGCTTCGCCTACGACGACCGTCCGGTGCTGCGCGACCTCGACCTCACCGTCCCGGCCGGGCAGACCCTCGCTCTCGTCGGCGCCTCCGGCGCCGGCAAGTCCACCTGCGCCCACCTGCTGGCCCGCTTCTGGGACCCGGCCGGCGGCGCCGTCCAGCTCGTCCCGGAGTCCGGCGACCCCGTCGACCTGCGCGACCTCGGCGACGCCGACCTGCGCCGCGCCGTCGCCGTCGTCGGCCAGGGCACCCCCCTCTTCCACGGCACCCTCGCCGAGAACCTGCGCCTGGCCGCGCCCGACGCCGACGACGACCGGCTCGCCGAGGTGGCGGCGCTGTGCGGCGTCGACCGCATCGCCCCCCTCGACACCCCCGTCGGCGAGCGCGGCGCCACCCTCTCCGGCGGCCAGCGCGCCCGCATCGCCCTGGCCCGCGCCCTGCTCCGCGATCCGCGGGTCCTCGTCCTCGACGAGACCACCGCCCACCTCGACAACAGCGGTGACGCCGAACTCGCCGCCGCCCTGGCCCGCACCCGCGCCGACCGCACCACCCTCGTCATCGCCCACCGCCCCGCCACCATCCGCCGGGCCGACCGCATCGCCGTACTCGAGGACGGACGCATCGTGGAGACGGGCACCTGGCGGGAACTCACCGCCCGCCCCGACGGCGCCCTCACCCGCGTCCTGGCCGTGACCCCGCGCTGACGCGGAGAGGGCCCGGGGCGGCCACAAGAACATCCCCTGCCCGGACGTCCCGTCGAGCGCTGCCCCGGACGTCCCGTCGAGCGCTGCCCCGGACGTCCCGTCGAACGCGGCCACCGCCGGCACCCGGCCCCGCGCCTGTCCTGATCGCGGCGGTCGGGCCGGCGCAGCTTCTACGATCTGCGCATGGCAACACGACTCGTACAGATCAACATGAAAGCCCAGGACGACACCGCGCTCGGCCGGTTCTGGGCTCAGGCACTCGGGTGGGGTGTCGACAGCGAGGGACCCGGCGTCACCAACCTCGAACCCGTGGGCTTCTCCTACCCGGACCCCACGGCCGTCTGCGTCGACATCATCACGCGTCCGGAACCCAAGACGGTCAAGAACCGCGTGCACCTTGATCTGGCCACCACCTCGACCGGCCATCAAGCGGAACTGCTCGAGCGTTTGAAGGACCTCGGAGCGACCCTCGCCGACATCGGCCAGGGCGACGTGCCCTGGAAGGTCATGGCCGACCCCGAGGGCAACGAGTTCTGCGTCCTGGACCCCCGGCCGGTCTACCAGGACACCGGGCCGATCGCCGCCGTCGTGGTCGACTGCACCGACCCGCGGTTGATGGCCCGGTTCTGGGGCGAGGCGATGGACTGGACGCTGCACGAGGTCACCGACGACCACGCCACCCTGCGCTCCGCCGCCGGCGTCGGCCCCTACCTGGAGTTCGTCCGCACCCCCGACCCCAAGCGCGTGTGGAACCGCGTCCACCTCGACGTCAGCCCCTACCCCGGCGACGACATGGCCGCGGAGGCGGCCCGACTGCGCGCGCTGGGCGCGACCGACCCCGGCATCGATCAGTCCGCGATCCACTGGACCGTTCTCGCCGACCCGGAAGGCAACGAGTTCTGCCTCCTCACCCCCCGCTGACCGCTTCCGCCCCCGTATCCGGCCCTTGTGAGGGCCAGTCCGCGCCGGCCGTCACCTCGCGCGCGATGCGACGCCACCGGTCCGCACCGCCGGGCAGGGGCCACGCCCAGGTCGGCTGTGGGGCGGTGTCCAGGCCGTGCAGGAGGCGGACGAGCCGTGGGCCGGCGGTGGCGGCGCCGTCCGGGACGGCGGGGCCGTGGACGGCGCGGAGTTCGGCGAAGCGCGCCAGCTCGCCCTCGTAGAACCGCACGGCCTCGTCGACGCGGGCAACCAGGTCGTCACGCGGCACCGTGCGGTGCAGCTGCAGCAGCGGAGGCTCGACGGATTCGGCGATCGCCGCGGCGAGCCGCGCGTGACCGTCGAGGACCAGATGGCAGTCCAGGCCGCTGACCCACCACAACAGGACGGGCGGGAGCGTTCCCTCACGCGCTTGCTTGCGGTACGCCTTGACGCGGCTGTCGCCGGCACCGGGCATCGGCCGCAGCGGAAGGATCTCCCACGAACCGGAGTGGAGATACCAGTCGATGTATCCGTCCGGATGGCCGTCGACGAGCATCGAGCCCCAGTACTCGGTGTGCGGAACACGGGGGTGGCGCCAGCGCCGCAGCGGACTCTCGCACCAGAGCAGCCACCGGCCGTCGTGCAACGGGCTGTCCGGCGAGTCGACGAGGTACTGCGCGAACCGGTGAGCCCACCGCTGCGGACGGCCCGCCAGAGCGCGCCCCACGTCGGCGCGCAAGGGCGGGACACAGGAGCGGTACTCGTCGGTGCGCCAGAAGTCCACCCCGTCGAGCTGCTCGTCGACGAGCGCGAGAAGCACCGGCCGGGACAGCCGGGAGATCAGCAGGC includes:
- a CDS encoding VOC family protein, producing MATRLVQINMKAQDDTALGRFWAQALGWGVDSEGPGVTNLEPVGFSYPDPTAVCVDIITRPEPKTVKNRVHLDLATTSTGHQAELLERLKDLGATLADIGQGDVPWKVMADPEGNEFCVLDPRPVYQDTGPIAAVVVDCTDPRLMARFWGEAMDWTLHEVTDDHATLRSAAGVGPYLEFVRTPDPKRVWNRVHLDVSPYPGDDMAAEAARLRALGATDPGIDQSAIHWTVLADPEGNEFCLLTPR
- a CDS encoding ABC transporter ATP-binding protein — its product is MIVHPELRHAARHARRTLLAATLLQGAVTLSWLAQAVLLAQALAAIARGTTGSLPALLTAVLAVVAVRAVLGCAQRRTAARAGARVRVRLRDELLAHLGRLGPAHLTTARAGAVRTTLVDGVEGVDAYVSRYLPQLIVTLAAPPLLLVAVAFIEPRALLGLVPALLLALAGPRAWDRLLARRGKEHWDTYEGLGADYLEALQGMPALRAAGAVGRTRRRLEERSAALHRATVAKLRVSLVDTGITDLAIQGGTAAAALLACWTSATGATTPAGTYLVLLLAGECFRPVRDLAREWHAGYLGVSAADGLAALRTAAPAVEDTGREPAAWPTAPRLTFDGVEFTYPGAARPTLRSVTFTAEAGRTTAIVGPSGAGKSTLLALLLRHHDPQRGRITADGRDTTAYTLDSLRRGIAVVSQETYLFPATIADNLRLAAPDATDDDLVRAARAAGVHDEITALPDGYATVLGERGATLSGGQRQRLALARALLADAPVLVLDEATSAVDERREADIVRDLTAAARGRTVLVVAHRLAAVRHADRIVVLADGRVDAVGDHHTLVAAGGLYAELAAAGRTHEKGLAA
- a CDS encoding YcaO-like family protein, with amino-acid sequence MTTLPLEALVDPVCGIVRKVKPVEHPPGTPPRYTAMTAEVADARKLGLWPADRVSLGTSFGDPETARIAAIAEGVERYCGNRLPPPGHRDAPLHSTAAELTRKGLRLYGPGDLPAYADWQYTRPKFPYRPLTDDTPALWTRGTERLPGGESTEVWAPVSLTHLNWRQGDLRSLPRTHHLNYAGIATGQGFDDAVERGLLEIAERDALELWWHLDGPARGIDPDTVPGLADDLAGSGLRVWITEMPSEFAPCMAALVHDPRLGLYAAGFACKYDPAEAARKAVLEAVHTWVFTQGLTGPDGWVFEAVDAGLLAKGLYLDHREDRRYLDSCGPHFEHVRDLGAHVQVWLDPRMATEARRFTDPALGVVPVDAVEPGSPDRMRRALERGGHRVMTFDLTTEDIAETGLRVARVLVSGLLPNAPAAFGYFGCPRLADAALARGWRTTPPRAPEDFTLAPPPHM
- a CDS encoding SagB/ThcOx family dehydrogenase translates to MDLVTALARARSAERPGPDTPAGPAVPDWPGPAHALPPATPGRLDLDRLLRLSLAAADPTGRLRPTPSAGALHPVDALLVVGDGCSLPPGRYGYDPLRHRVHHLGPAPHGTPPGTTVELTVTPRRTESHYGHRAWPLLLLDTGHATAALRLAAQALGTPRPDLRLDGTTESPLAAVHLPPPGAEPESYAPEHPGQEADEPPSPADVPTPTDLLTRRSAPPPLTGTPARDDLRHVLAAAQAAGAGRLRWCAAVGAPEPELVETAPDGTLRRLAAGEARPTLAVWAAGQRWLADAGAVLLAYGCPSDADAVRIRGDHLHAGHAVGRAQFAAGRRALAARPVGSWQRADLGAALGGAPHQNWIVHGLALGSGRPEKRTS
- a CDS encoding ABC transporter ATP-binding protein produces the protein MSTADTALAHPAPPARGALRALLPALAGHRAMITRTCAAALVEQGSLVTLVTFAAYTVGSAVSTGRAPTAGTVAVLAALVVLRALMTWREMDLSHDLAYRVLAELRVRVFDGLARSAPARVAGRRSGDLAATAMADVEALEFFYAHTTAQLLASGAVFTGGAMVLAAVEPWLLAALVPVAALLAAAPFAEARGRTDRGARTRQAAADLSADTVETVDGLRELLSFGRLTERRARLAERGERLGNAQRAEVTWDSVAAAVRDLLIVLAVLGVVAAAARAVTAGRLDGAWAPAAMALALSVLGPVAESARSLSQAMGLRAAAARVDAATKAPALAPEPATARPLPSGPLGVRLHGVSFAYDDRPVLRDLDLTVPAGQTLALVGASGAGKSTCAHLLARFWDPAGGAVQLVPESGDPVDLRDLGDADLRRAVAVVGQGTPLFHGTLAENLRLAAPDADDDRLAEVAALCGVDRIAPLDTPVGERGATLSGGQRARIALARALLRDPRVLVLDETTAHLDNSGDAELAAALARTRADRTTLVIAHRPATIRRADRIAVLEDGRIVETGTWRELTARPDGALTRVLAVTPR